The genomic region ctgaccagtctgttttttttaaagaagctgcttgtatttatttttctcttcctgGCTTGTTCTTTAGGTTACTGATTTTCTAGACATTTCAATGGAGCTGGGCTGTTTCCTGGCTGGAGCTCTGCTGTCGACGCAGGGTCACATGGTCACCACGGAGGTCATTGGATGCATCGAGCCAATCAGAGACTTCCTCGCCATCATCTTCTTTGCCTCTATTGGTCAGATCTTAGCTCTTTTGTCACATCACCCCGGGATTCTACTGAAtgtgtattgtggcatgttgtGTCTGCGTTGCAGGGCAACAGTAGCCCAACGGtagagtcgtctttcaactcgaaggttgtgagTTCTATAtcccgatgtgtccttgggcaagacactcaaCCACATTCAAACATTCTGCGTAAGCAATGGTTTGCCGGAGCAACGGCGCAACACGATGTACGCGTTCAGTGGAATCCCAGGGTCAGGCTTTGTTCAGACTGCAGGCAAATCAGATTTTTCGATGGAAAACTGTGAGAACTCTTAAGTTAAAGTGATCAAATCCGATTTGTGTGTCTGGACACACTACTTTGGTAACAGCATTGGCGTACCCACATTGAATGgctttcaaacacagacacaggaaaaaTTGGAGGTGTTTCGTCTCAGCCGTGTAGAGCtcactgactttttttaaagttctaaCTGTAGCTACCTCTGTGTTCTTCCAATTGATTGCAACACAATATTTAGCATGTACTAAGAGTTAATATCTTTCTACTTGAACCAGAAACTCTAGACTTGTGTGGCAGAAGTCCAAGAAAACATACTTGAgtgcagaccagcagctcaacACCAATAATTTAAGATCTATTTTGTACAACTTTTTCCCAGAAATTCTTCATTTTAAGGCCGTTACAGAGACAATGAATTACCTTCTTCTAAACTGCATTAAGCCACAGGATTATTATCATCAGAACAAAGATGGAGTTAGGTTTGTACTCATAATCCATTTAATCTGTAACAATTTAAATCAAGTTTTGATAGTCTGGCTTTGTGCGTTTTTTATAAACTCACCCCATTCACCCTCGTAAATGTCAATCTGCAAATCATGAGACCAAAAGatgcactgaaaaaaaagttgagttgcgtccagaaaaacagattttactaTCCAGACTTATATTAATGTGGATAAAATCTGGAAAGGCAAGAAATGTGAATTTTGCTGACTGTCTGAACAAGGCCATAGACGTTTTCAACACTTACAGTGAGACttgtggcgtgtttccaccagctcgactcgactcggcgcggttaagttgcgtttccactagcgatagtacctggtgccagagtgccgtcacaggaagagacgtgcgacacaagaatcaagccgagcaatgctgaactgtagataaatcatttaaaagtcatttaaaaagacttaacaattccaaaaacatgggttaatctccaacaataccaggcaaatgtctaaaatctcaatatttaacagaagagtctggtatTTAGTGACAGCTCTGCTGATCGCGAACCCCTGCCGCTGtctttcagtccagtgactgtgtcagacagactcTGTgcttctaatgattcagttacactgaaaacaactgctttacaatcactagtcacttgtttgtgtgtcgcgtgtaaaacgaagtaacggcagtttcatgcagccgtgcagtgatgactccgcccacgttgagtaggtactattttgtagtggaaaaccaacctaagccacgccgtgccgaggcgaggcgaggtgaggagaggcgagctgggaccataggtgcaAAAGGGGCTTTGgctcattgtgtgtgttgtgatgttacaGGTCTTCATGTGTTCCCGACGTTCGTGCTGTATGAGCTCACCATCCTGCTGGTGCTAACACTCTCACTTGTCATCATGAAGGTACTTCACCTTTGTCACCtttgaaaaatagaaaaataatatgAGGTAATCTAAAAACAATATAAGCAAATAGGGCTAGGCTATATATCGTACATATATTGTACTGTGTCTATATTGTGACATGATacaagatatggtcttagattttggatattgtcatattgtgataaggtatctgtgatcacttcctggttttaaaggctgttgcattgataatcaccgtatttattatattgaatcaATTaaatattatcatttaaatatttatatattttggttaaaatacatggaatcgacattatatttttaaaaaatcattttaattctaAGTCTTATTACTTGTGTTATTTATACCCCATGTTTATAGTCAATCTCTCACATacccttcatttaacatttaatagccaaagaaataaaccagttACTAGCTGAAATGAAAGGTTATAACTGTATTTAAgtatgtaatacagatcataaacagtttatttacagtgtgttgtcATTCTCACTCTTTGAGAAGCACCAACTTTCCAAAAGAAAGGAGCATCAGGAGAGTTAAAGCATATGAATCCTGCACATGTATTATTGTACCAAGTATTGTATAATTGCACATATGATGGGGCAGTGTCCTCCTGTCCTGTTTTCCTCCAGTTTGTCATGGCTGTGCTGGTGCTGACAGTATTATTGCCTCCGGGCTCTCGACACATACGGTGGATCGTCTCAGCTGGCCTTGCGCAGGTCAGCGAGTTCTCCTTCGTCTTGGGCAGCCGTGCACGTAGAGCTGGCATCATCTCTAGAGAGGTCAGTGTTGACCAGTCATACaagtcaattattaatcgaCTAATCGATTTCTAAGATAATATTATGGTTAACATCTGTGTCCCTGTCTGCTCAGGTTTACCTGCTGGTTCTTAGTGTCACCACTCTCAGTTTGCTGCTGGCTCCAGTGCTGTGGAGAGTGACCACACACAGATGGGTTCTGCGAGCTGACCACAAAAGTCCCATCACCAGACGGTCTTCAGAGCTTCCTCCATAGTGAAGCTGCAGCATCATCATGAGCAGTGGACGTTAATTCTTATTTGCCCTTTCAGACATTCTTACAAGAACACTAGTACCACTTCCTCTAATCTTCTTCTTGATTTAAGAGACTTACATCTCTCATTTCAAGGTTATTATCATCAGCTACATTTTCACCAGAGGTTCTTAACAGATGCCTTCatcagattgctgcttgaaggGATATTTTCATAAAGCACAGATGCAGAAGGTACGACTTAGACCATTTTTACAATAAGCTTTAAAggtgtagtgtgtaacttttgaatataaacaaattgttaaattcaaaccattgtcaaagtAGTTTACAcaatgtttggttttgtttacctttatttaaccaggcaGGACagatgagggagagagggagagggggaaaagGGGCAAATAATAGTTAACATCgtttctgttcataaagacCAGAGAcggaataataacatcaacaacagtcACCAAAAGTTTATTGGAGAGCACAAAAATCTAGATTTCCTTTCAGCTCAGATTCTTTTAATGCACTAAAATGATAGTAATCTGAAAGAAAATCTCTTCTCAGTacttctgttattgtttttcttttaccaaaCATTCACCTTTGCACTTTGATCCTTAAGTTGGTCTTTTCCGTGAAGCACATAGATCAAATCTGAGGTATTGAACTCCACCTTCCTACACTGCTCTTTattccggctgtggctggtgaACACAATAACAAATCGAAAAcaatagggctgaacaattaatcctTTTTCAAATCCAAAATGCAGTTGGTTATTATGCAATCAAAAAATTGCAAATGCTGCAATTTAatagttatatatatttttttattgttattatttttttttaggccAATTGAAAAAGCAATACATAAGAGTTTGAAAGAGTTCAAGCTCTCATACTTGGATTATAGTTAAGTATATTCTATTTTGacgtattttttttaaattctatcacacagaaaaatattattatgaAACTCACATTCACAAAATATGTCAGAAAAATAACTGGATGTTTCACCAAAATCCTTCAGCCCTCGTCAGCATATCCTGATATGATATTGTTTAGGTGAGGCAAACAACTGCTGGGCTGTAATTGTCCATTTTTAAATAGTAAAGCGCTTTTAGAGCCCTGGTAGAAAACATAAATGATCAAAATGAAGTGCAAACCGTTTATCTGCTGTTATTTAATAGATCATACTGCTGCACATTCAGGTACAATAAGAAACATGGGGTCTGCCATTAATTCACTTGCACTGTTTCCTACTGAATGTCAAATTGTGTGCCTGCTCCAGAGGAAacactgtgtctcacagtgagaggaCTCACACTGTCATGTCTCCTGCTGTAAAATGTTCTTGTTTAAACATTCAAATGTTACACTTTCATATTGTCTTCACATGTTTCCTGCAGTAGGCTAACAGGGAAGGTGCTTGAgtttacatgtatgtgtgcTGGAGGTAGTGACTGTCAAAAATAGATGCTGTTTCAGTCATGTATAATTAAATTGTATAAATCAgtccatttgtttatttatttatttaaaaaaatttaatccAAAAGgcactcactgtttgttttttgcggACTCTGAAATGttaatgtgcatttgttttaaacatgGACAGACAACCAAATATTggacaagaacaacaaaaaatgttttgtcaaataatagtacttttttttaattccaataCTATTTGGCTTGTGATGCTTAAACATGATGCCTTCTCCCAATGGCACATCATAGGTTGTTACAATTTTAATGCTGCTGCATGAATGTTGATGAGGACTAAAAGGAGAGCACACATAACACCCATATCGGAGTCCCTGCACTGGCTGCTTTCGagtccattttaaaataattgtacTGGTTTCAAAGCTCTAAATGGTCTTGATCCTcatatttcttttgtttccaaCCGATTAGATCCTCTGATAATCACCTATTCATGATTCCAAAAGGTAGAAGAAAGACCCACAGAGGTATAATTttcttgtatgtgtatacatatatatgtatatgtatatatgtacatatacatatatatttgtatatatgtacatatgtgtgtatgcatatatgtatgtatttatgtgtatatatgtacatatatgtatatacatatgtacatatatgtatatgtatatacatatgtacatatatgtatatgtatatacatatgtacatgtatatacatatgtacatataaacatatgtacatatatatgtatatacttcccatctgtagtgtgtgtgtgtgtgtgctctgtaaGCTGATCATCTACTAACTGTGCAGTCAGCAGATTTATTAGAAACTCGATCACCACCTACGTCATCTTCTTAGTGAGAGTCCAGCACTCCACTGACTGTAGCAGATGCTTAGAGACACACTGCAACATCTTTCTGAAATCATGCTTGTGCATAattattgtacatttacacaattCATAAGACCAAACTTTATTGTGTCATTTAGACGTATAGTGTTTGTCATGGTCTTGTCGGGAACAATTCATCTCAGgaacatacatttacatttcagacTTTGAATTTACTGTTTAATTAATGTCTTGAAAGGCTGTATACACGGACGTTCAGGAATCACTGAGATAATCAGAGATAATCATATTTGTAAAAACAGCACATATATGTGGGTTAAGGTTGGATGTATGCTCTTCCTTTGACACATGACATGATCAGAGgatgtctctcttttttttcatttcactgcttTGAGGTAGAAGATGACCTTGCCCTCGTAGGGTTCATGGACGTTTTGGTAGCTGATCTTGTCGGACACAACTTGGCACTGGATCTTGGCTTGTTTGTCTCTGACCAGGCTGAAGCGAACAGCCACCAGAGGGTTGACATAAGTAGGCTGAGGAGAGGGCGGGAGGAGACGGTTTTActcatttacttattttttctgtgacttggggttaataaataataagcatAGTGCAAACCAAATGTTTGCTATTGGGTCATGTTTTTAAGTCTTACCTGTGCTTGTTTTCCATAATAAGGGAAGTAAGACATATCCATAATTCCTCTATCAGGGAAGTACTCAATTTTGTCCACATTGTCTTTTCCATCctttaacaaagacaaaatacattttataaatatttcaaAGGGGCACTTACACGCTagaatattttcttcttgtcACGTTAAAATATTAGAGGCTACAAATTAAGCTTTAGCAAGGCAGAGAGTTActgatgaaacaaaaaaggatttctttcattcataATGTATGAACAGTCAAATTGACCCttcaacataaaacacacttttaaaccTCAGACACATGCAGCTGTTGCTCACCAGTATCGTGCAGTTGACATATGGAGGACGGTCACTGTGATTGGACGGTAAAAAGTCAATGATCTGCAGAGATAAATCACAacataatgtatatttaaatgtaatcctGGTTATTTAATGGCATCTATTTCCCTGTTTTTATTCTGATGTTCAAACGTTTCCCCAAAGTGCTTTTAAAGGAACTTAAACATACTCTGTTCATCTTAATGATGACACAGGGCATAGTGCAGTTGTAGCCAAAGGTTGGGTCCCCAAGTCCTGAGCagtttcccagcatgctttgcaTGAAGGGACAGGCCCACTTTGTGTGGTCAGGGGCAGAGAAGCTGTTCTGGATGAAGTACATTCCCTGAGTGCAGTTGAAGTTGTTACATCCATGCTGATTGGTGTCATTGTAGgctggtggagagagaaaacaattaacttctttaaaatgttgttacattttttttgattaTGTTCCAGCAATAAAAACTAACGAATGAGGAACTTGTGAAGGATGTTGGACATCTTCATCCAGCTGGCCTTGTCTGATGTGTTGTAGAAGATTTCAATGTCCTCTTCTCCATAAGTGTCTGGCCACACCATCACTCCTGTACAAGGGAACGGAATTGTCATATCATTATCACTGCTCGTTTTAGGCTACTGTTAAGAGCTGTGCTAGATATTCGAACAAATGAGTTCTTAAATAGATTAGATTTACAGTGTTGAACTCATCTGCCTGATGGGAACAGCTCATACTGATGAGGAATTAAGGCTTTATTGAATAGTCGACAGGGGATGACTATTCATTCtgtttgaataaatgaatacgGGAAAACCCTTTTGTCCTCTGATCACATGGGTAATTTTtataagacatttttattattattattattattattattattgttgtaatggGCCCATAGCATCAGATCTTAATTTGAAGTGTGTCTTTGTTGCAATTTCTGAGAGACAGCTGTAATGTTTTGGTAGAAACCTTTTGAGTCGGCCTCCATGAGTGCATCGTTATTAACCAGAGTAATTTTattaatatatgttttattCAATTAGTTATAAGGGAGTCATTTTCTTGTAATGCACACACATGGTCATGgcataaatacatgtattgGAATAAATTGCTATCAATGTTCTGAAGAAATATTATCAATAAGGTACAAAACAGTATtgcaaacaaactaaaacaaagcaaaaacaaagaatacGATCACAGAGGAACAACAAGAgagaaactaaaaaataaataaataaaaggaggtTTTTATTGAttgaaattgttgttgttgctttacCTGGTGATTTTAGCCGGTCTTGGTAGTCTGGCCTGTATGGATCCAATGTATACATGAGCACATAGATGGCCAGAGAAAAGAGGGACGTCATTACCACATAGAAGGCCACATAGTACAGGCTGATGTAGACTGTGAAGGACACGGACACACACGTTGACACAAACCTTGTGATTTCATGTTagtcaaaaaaacatattaaggCAGTAAAGGTGAAGATTTGAGTGTGGTGACAAAGGTCGAGGTGTTCTCTATTTGTATGTGAGGTCACTTTAATCAGACTGTAAGATCAAACAAAACCAAAGCAAAGCTTATCTCATGACACCGAGCTTATCACCACACTGCACACTGTGGTGATTTTAAAGGACAGAAAAAAGTCACCTGTGAAGTACACCCTGTGGTGAGAATGTACTCTTACATTTACTTTGCAATGAAGgtactttaacccttagtgctcatgccgcaggtgcacccatggtcatTTGCGGTgggaataaaaaacaactccttatatggacatcctggaggtgtgtgtttataggtcacaaattcaggctttaaaaaatcttttatgtgctgttgagtcaaagttatgattcattttatattgcatttttagtcgtgatataaagtagcaataattgtgcagaagttacAAAATGGAccgtttttcttctctttttgttcataaaaatgaaccaagtgaactttgaactgtgacttatttccaaatttcacaaattcaatccgattttaaacattttaagtacttttttctctggtgtgtttatatagttggtggatttaattttttttcatcagattgtctagattgtgctgggggaaaaaaaggatatacgACACTCTATAtagcacattcttatagcctctgtatgtatgtttaaacatagtaatagaAAAAGCAGCCAGAATGGTTAACATGTTTAAAGAACTGTTTTAAATGCATCTCTTGAGTTAGAATTCATTAGGACACATGGGTTTTGTATATCCATTCAGCTTGAGCTTAAGCTTCAGCATTTCAATGCTCCTTCCACATACAggctttataaataataaaccaCAATGAAGTACATGTAACTATAACTAATATAAGCTACCTTTACATTTTGAATCTTCtgattttcaaattttttttaatttcttccttccttcctccattTATGTAATGTTAGACAACCATCCCAGTCACTCCCAATGAAGATGCTGAGGtttttgttgggagtgaccaggatggacaggattgagatggtttggtcatgtgcagaggagggatagcgAGTATATTGAGCAaatgatgttgaagatggagctgccgggcaggaggaaaagaggaagacaaaagAGAAGGTTCACGGATGTTGTGGAGGACAcaaggacagttggtgtaacagaaagGACACAAAGGAGAAGACAAGTGGAGgtagatgatctgctgtggtgacccctgaggagaaaagccaaaagaagaaaaaaaaggagacgcAATGTTATACAAGAGTGACCAATAATTTTATTCTTACCCCATTTCTCAGGTGTCCTCCCCATACATGTCCCATCATCTGAGTTCCAGACGAAACGGCCAAAGTCTTCACATCGCTGCCCACAGGTCCTTTTCTCCTTTAAAGTGGCCATGATGAGCTCTGTGCTGCTGACCAGGATTCACAATAGATTTTCCTTTCTCTTATAAAACTCTCTGGTTTTCTTCTGTTTAAACCACTCTACTATCCCTCCACAAAGACTTTGAAGCCCTTTTAGATGTTTGCTGTATGTTTTCTCCCCTCCCTCATTCTCTACCACAGTAAATGCTAAAAGTCACTCCcagagtgatgtgtgtgttatCACTTACTTACTATTTATAAGGCCATGATAAAGCAGAAATGCAGAGGGTAGTGAAATTGAGGTGAGGTCAACTTCCATCCGTACCAATGATGTCCTTCATTCTGTCGAGAAACCTCCCCCTTACCTtatatgtaataaaataaactttatttgtatagcacccttcatacaaggattgcagctcaaagtgcttcacaataacaggaaaataacatttaaaaaaaatcaaatacaacaacaaacacaacacagggtggaatgaagaGGAAAGGTCttcagtcaaaaagtcaaaaaaaaatttaactttgtttta from Solea solea chromosome 5, fSolSol10.1, whole genome shotgun sequence harbors:
- the LOC131459892 gene encoding potassium-transporting ATPase subunit beta-like, translated to MATLKEKRTCGQRCEDFGRFVWNSDDGTCMGRTPEKWVYISLYYVAFYVVMTSLFSLAIYVLMYTLDPYRPDYQDRLKSPGVMVWPDTYGEEDIEIFYNTSDKASWMKMSNILHKFLIPYNDTNQHGCNNFNCTQGMYFIQNSFSAPDHTKWACPFMQSMLGNCSGLGDPTFGYNCTMPCVIIKMNRIIDFLPSNHSDRPPYVNCTILDGKDNVDKIEYFPDRGIMDMSYFPYYGKQAQPTYVNPLVAVRFSLVRDKQAKIQCQVVSDKISYQNVHEPYEGKVIFYLKAVK